A stretch of Ligilactobacillus faecis DNA encodes these proteins:
- the nusA gene encoding transcription termination factor NusA, with the protein MSKELLNALNALETEKGIKKEVVIDALEQALVSAYKRNYDKAQNVEVEFDKRKGDIKVYSVKEVVNNVFDSRLEVSLEDALAINKAYEVGDTIRFEVTPRDFGRIAAQTAKQVIMQRVREEERQMIYDQYSKYENEIVTGEVERHDSRYIYVNLGNVEAVLSKKDQVPGEVYKSHDRIKVYIYKVVDPSANNNEAEAENKEGKKKKKNRGPQVYVSRSHPDLLKRLFENEVPEIFDGTVEIKSIAREAGDRAKVAVFSAEEGVDPIGTCVGPRGERVQAIVNELNGEKMDIIEWDEDPAKYISNALNPANILDVIFDPENERVCTVVVPDDQLSLAIGKRGQNARLAAHLTGYKIDIKSESDMEALENETEVLEETETFAEEVDETSAE; encoded by the coding sequence ATGAGTAAGGAATTACTTAATGCGTTGAATGCACTTGAAACTGAAAAAGGAATCAAAAAAGAAGTCGTGATCGATGCCTTAGAACAAGCATTGGTCTCAGCTTATAAGCGTAACTATGATAAGGCGCAAAATGTTGAAGTTGAATTTGATAAGCGCAAAGGCGATATCAAAGTTTACTCAGTCAAAGAAGTCGTCAACAACGTTTTTGACTCTCGTCTAGAAGTGAGCCTTGAAGATGCTTTGGCGATCAACAAGGCTTACGAAGTTGGTGATACGATTCGTTTTGAAGTGACACCACGTGATTTTGGACGGATCGCAGCCCAAACAGCTAAACAAGTGATCATGCAACGTGTTCGTGAAGAAGAACGCCAAATGATCTATGATCAATATAGTAAATATGAAAATGAGATCGTGACAGGTGAAGTTGAGCGTCACGATAGTCGTTATATTTACGTCAATCTTGGAAACGTTGAAGCTGTTTTATCTAAAAAAGATCAAGTTCCAGGTGAAGTTTATAAATCACATGATCGGATCAAAGTTTATATTTATAAAGTAGTTGACCCATCAGCTAACAATAATGAAGCTGAAGCTGAAAATAAAGAGGGCAAAAAGAAGAAAAAGAATCGCGGACCACAAGTTTATGTAAGTCGCTCGCACCCAGACCTTTTGAAGCGTCTTTTTGAAAATGAAGTGCCTGAGATCTTTGATGGTACAGTCGAGATCAAATCGATCGCACGTGAGGCTGGCGATCGTGCTAAAGTAGCTGTCTTTTCAGCTGAAGAAGGAGTGGATCCGATCGGAACATGTGTTGGTCCACGTGGTGAACGTGTGCAAGCGATCGTTAATGAATTGAACGGTGAAAAAATGGATATCATTGAATGGGATGAAGATCCTGCTAAGTATATCTCAAACGCCTTGAACCCAGCTAATATTTTAGATGTCATTTTTGATCCTGAAAATGAACGTGTTTGTACAGTTGTTGTTCCAGACGATCAATTATCACTTGCAATTGGAAAGCGCGGTCAAAATGCACGTTTAGCTGCTCACTTGACTGGTTACAAGATCGATATCAAGTCAGAATCTGATATGGAAGCCTTAGAAAACGAAACTGAGGTTTTGGAAGAAACTGAAACATTTGCAGAAGAAGTAGATGAAACATCAGCAGAGTAA
- the rnpM gene encoding RNase P modulator RnpM: MAQRKIPMRKDIVTGEMKPKKELVRVVKNKENEVSIDPTGKKAGRGAYIHLDVETAKKARTEKTFDKVFGLTIEPSFYDELVAYVDHQVARAELFGNGK, from the coding sequence ATGGCACAGCGTAAGATACCGATGCGAAAAGACATCGTAACAGGTGAAATGAAACCAAAAAAAGAGCTTGTTCGGGTCGTGAAAAACAAAGAAAATGAAGTTAGCATCGATCCAACTGGGAAGAAAGCAGGCCGAGGTGCATACATTCATTTAGATGTTGAGACTGCAAAAAAAGCTCGTACAGAAAAAACATTTGATAAAGTTTTTGGGCTGACGATCGAACCAAGTTTCTATGATGAACTTGTAGCTTACGTTGATCATCAAGTTGCCCGAGCTGAGTTATTTGGCAATGGAAAATAA
- the hrcA gene encoding heat-inducible transcriptional repressor HrcA codes for MLTERQLLILEAVIRNYTESGQPIGSKTLQQRLPVHVSSATIRNEMAVLEQQDYIAKEHSSSGRIPSLKGYRYYVDNIVQPSQLDRTSLKNIRSSFGNEFQKVDEIVATSAQILSDLTSYTAISLKPKAKDIRVEGLRIVPLGNQQVMGILVTSDGTVESQTFTMPAGISSDELEVAMRLLDDKIAGVPLSQVLVRLNDCLPLLSRYLHQPAGFVEVFGSILDKALKEQVYIGGKMNMLDFSKGASLEQIKSLYSLVDQTKIGSLVTPAKSGISVKLGDELPSKLLQNYSLISATFDDGNNGQGMIALLGPTNMPYSKMIGLVSVFRDELTRRITDYYQRF; via the coding sequence TTGTTGACTGAGAGGCAATTATTGATCTTAGAGGCTGTTATCCGTAATTACACTGAATCAGGTCAGCCGATCGGATCGAAGACTTTACAGCAACGATTACCTGTCCATGTGAGTTCAGCGACCATTCGCAATGAGATGGCGGTCTTAGAACAACAAGACTATATCGCTAAAGAACATTCAAGTTCAGGACGGATCCCTTCATTGAAGGGTTATCGCTATTATGTTGATAATATCGTCCAACCTAGTCAGCTTGACCGAACATCTCTAAAAAATATCCGAAGCTCTTTTGGTAACGAATTTCAAAAGGTCGATGAGATCGTGGCGACGTCAGCCCAGATCCTCTCTGATCTGACAAGTTATACTGCGATCTCGTTAAAGCCAAAAGCTAAAGATATCAGAGTTGAAGGGCTGAGGATCGTACCCCTTGGTAATCAACAAGTGATGGGGATCTTAGTGACTAGTGACGGAACAGTCGAAAGCCAGACGTTTACGATGCCGGCTGGGATCAGTAGCGATGAACTTGAAGTGGCGATGCGTCTTTTAGATGATAAGATCGCAGGTGTTCCTTTAAGTCAAGTGCTTGTCAGGCTGAATGATTGTTTGCCTTTACTGAGCCGATATTTGCATCAACCAGCTGGATTTGTCGAAGTCTTTGGTAGTATTTTAGATAAGGCTTTGAAAGAGCAAGTCTATATTGGTGGGAAGATGAATATGTTGGATTTTTCTAAGGGAGCCTCACTTGAGCAGATAAAGTCACTTTATTCGTTAGTTGATCAGACAAAGATCGGCAGTTTAGTAACACCAGCTAAGAGCGGGATCTCGGTCAAGCTAGGTGATGAACTACCAAGTAAACTTTTACAAAATTATAGTTTGATCTCGGCGACATTTGATGATGGTAATAATGGTCAAGGGATGATCGCCCTTTTAGGACCGACAAATATGCCGTATTCTAAAATGATCGGACTAGTTAGTGTTTTTCGAGATGAATTGACTAGGCGGATCACTGATTATTATCAAAGATTTTAA
- the grpE gene encoding nucleotide exchange factor GrpE: MADEAEKEAETKETVVSEETKATSAVDEEEPTLDEKLEALQKKYDELEDRYYRSEAEMANMTKRFKKEQEQLLKYEGQALARDILPVIDNLNRALETEVDDAGSKQLKQGIEIVARDLEKALTSNDIVKIASLGETFDPTKHQAVKTVEVTEGQEPETIVQVLQEGYMLKDRVLRPAMVVVAQ, encoded by the coding sequence ATGGCTGACGAAGCTGAAAAAGAAGCTGAAACAAAGGAAACTGTTGTAAGTGAAGAAACAAAAGCAACTTCAGCAGTTGATGAAGAAGAGCCAACGCTTGATGAAAAATTAGAAGCATTACAAAAGAAGTATGATGAATTAGAAGATCGATATTATCGTTCTGAAGCGGAAATGGCCAATATGACTAAACGCTTCAAAAAAGAACAAGAGCAACTGTTAAAATATGAAGGTCAAGCTTTAGCACGTGATATTTTGCCGGTTATCGATAATTTGAATCGTGCACTTGAAACAGAGGTCGACGATGCAGGCTCTAAGCAATTAAAGCAAGGGATCGAGATCGTCGCCCGTGACCTTGAAAAAGCTCTAACAAGTAATGATATCGTTAAGATCGCTTCTTTAGGTGAGACATTTGATCCAACTAAACACCAAGCTGTTAAAACAGTTGAGGTCACAGAAGGACAAGAACCTGAAACGATCGTTCAAGTTTTACAAGAAGGCTATATGCTAAAGGATCGCGTTTTGCGTCCAGCAATGGTCGTAGTAGCACAATAA
- the ribF gene encoding riboflavin biosynthesis protein RibF, translating to MKVIELAEPYMTNTVAQEPIVLALGFFDGVHRGHQAVIKTAAKKAQQLGVKLAVMTFDQHPSVIFQKKRAQDLRYLTTLDEKLTCFEELGADIAYIVKFDEELAYLSPQTFVDKYIVGLHAKAVVAGQDYTYGPKEKANMQTLPLHAKGRFEVVAVDLLQEETKIGSTAIRKALDQGDLALVTRQLGHPYTTTGVVVHGFERGRKLGFPTLNIETKANKKLPAVGVYAVKVKLADTPKEYMGMASIGYNETFGADLAKTLEVNLFDFSQMVYGKKVTVFWEEMIREMVKFSGVAELVAQLEKDKANVEKIFRRKN from the coding sequence ATGAAAGTTATTGAGCTAGCAGAACCATATATGACAAATACGGTCGCGCAAGAGCCGATCGTGTTAGCCTTGGGCTTTTTTGACGGAGTCCATCGGGGACATCAAGCGGTGATAAAAACAGCTGCCAAAAAAGCGCAGCAATTAGGAGTAAAACTGGCTGTGATGACTTTTGATCAGCATCCAAGTGTGATCTTTCAAAAGAAAAGAGCCCAAGACCTACGCTATTTGACGACCTTAGATGAGAAGTTAACTTGTTTTGAAGAACTTGGAGCTGACATAGCGTATATTGTTAAATTTGATGAGGAGCTGGCTTATTTAAGTCCGCAAACTTTTGTTGATAAATACATTGTTGGTTTACATGCGAAAGCTGTTGTTGCTGGCCAAGATTATACGTATGGACCTAAAGAAAAAGCCAATATGCAAACTTTACCACTGCATGCTAAAGGGCGTTTCGAGGTGGTCGCAGTTGATCTGCTACAAGAAGAAACAAAGATCGGATCAACTGCGATCAGAAAAGCACTTGATCAAGGTGACTTAGCGTTGGTGACACGGCAATTAGGTCACCCTTACACGACAACGGGTGTTGTCGTACATGGTTTTGAGCGTGGAAGAAAATTAGGTTTTCCGACTTTAAATATCGAAACGAAAGCTAATAAAAAGTTACCAGCTGTTGGAGTTTATGCTGTTAAAGTCAAATTAGCTGATACTCCTAAAGAATACATGGGAATGGCTTCGATCGGATATAATGAGACTTTTGGTGCTGATCTTGCTAAAACGTTAGAGGTCAATCTTTTTGATTTTTCACAAATGGTCTATGGTAAGAAAGTGACTGTCTTTTGGGAAGAAATGATACGTGAAATGGTCAAGTTTTCAGGGGTAGCAGAGCTAGTCGCCCAACTTGAAAAAGATAAGGCTAATGTTGAAAAAATATTCCGTCGCAAAAATTAG
- a CDS encoding YlxQ-related RNA-binding protein has product MENKNKEKQVLNMLGLARRANKLITGQELVLSAIRANKAQIVFMANDCGKSTQKKFTDKCKSYGVALTTEFTKQELSGAIGAKRSLIAITDPGFGKKIRQLLFS; this is encoded by the coding sequence ATGGAAAATAAAAATAAAGAAAAGCAAGTTCTGAATATGCTAGGGTTGGCTAGACGCGCCAACAAATTGATCACTGGCCAAGAGCTAGTTTTAAGTGCGATCCGAGCTAATAAAGCTCAGATCGTTTTTATGGCAAATGATTGCGGAAAAAGTACCCAAAAGAAATTTACAGACAAGTGTAAAAGCTACGGGGTAGCATTGACAACAGAATTTACAAAGCAGGAGCTAAGTGGGGCGATCGGAGCGAAAAGATCTTTGATCGCGATCACCGATCCTGGTTTTGGAAAAAAGATACGCCAACTTCTTTTTTCTTGA
- the rimP gene encoding ribosome maturation factor RimP produces the protein MSVVETVTDLVTPILDEYHFELVDIEFVKEGKSWYLRVFIDKDGGINIEECALVSDKLSEKLDECDPDPIPQAYYLEVSSPGAERPLKKEKDYERALNSYIHVSLYQPLEGKKVYEGTLTALTKDELTLEYMDKTRQKNITIPRKQIAKARLAIKF, from the coding sequence GTGAGTGTTGTAGAAACAGTAACTGATCTCGTCACACCGATCTTAGATGAATATCATTTTGAATTAGTGGATATCGAATTTGTCAAAGAAGGGAAAAGCTGGTATTTACGTGTCTTTATTGACAAAGACGGCGGGATAAACATCGAAGAGTGTGCACTTGTGAGTGATAAACTAAGTGAAAAATTAGATGAATGTGATCCAGATCCGATCCCACAAGCATACTATTTGGAAGTTTCTTCACCAGGGGCAGAACGCCCGTTGAAAAAGGAAAAAGACTATGAAAGAGCATTAAACTCTTACATTCATGTTTCCTTATATCAACCACTTGAAGGCAAAAAAGTCTATGAAGGGACGTTAACAGCGTTGACAAAAGACGAGTTGACCTTGGAGTACATGGATAAGACGCGTCAAAAAAATATTACGATCCCAAGAAAGCAGATCGCTAAAGCACGCTTAGCGATCAAATTTTAA
- the dnaK gene encoding molecular chaperone DnaK: MSKIIGIDLGTTNSAVAVLEGKEAKIITNPEGNRTTPSVVSFKNGETQVGEVAKRQAITNPNTISSIKRHMGEAGYTVDVDGKEYTPQEISAMILQYIKEYAENYLGEEVTQAVITVPAYFNDSQRQATKDAGKIAGLKVERIVNEPTAAALAYGLDKQDKDEKVLVFDLGGGTFDVSILELGDGVFQVLSTNGDTHLGGDDFDNKIIEWLVDEFKKEHGIDLSNDKMAMQRLKDAAEKAKKDLSGVTSAQISLPFITAGEAGPLHLETTLTRAKFNELTHDLIERTKIPVRNALKDAGLTNADIDEVILVGGSTRIPAVKEAVKAETGHTPNESVNPDEAVALGAAIQGGVITGDVKDVVLLDVTPLSLGIETMGGVFTKLIDRNTTIPTSKSQVFSTAADNQPAVDIHVLQGERPMAADNKTLGRFQLTDIPAAPRGVPQIQVTFDIDKNGIVNVSAKDLGTNKEQKITIKSSSGLSDEEIERMVKEAKENEEADKKRKEEVDLRNEVDQLLFQTDKTLEEIKGKVSDDEVQKATDARDALKKAQEENNIEEMKAKKDDLTKIIQDMSVKLYQQAQEAQGQAQTADASDANANDDNTVDGDFKEVDPDDK; the protein is encoded by the coding sequence ATGTCAAAAATTATTGGTATTGACCTTGGAACAACAAACTCTGCAGTTGCTGTTCTTGAAGGTAAAGAAGCAAAGATCATCACAAATCCAGAAGGTAACCGGACAACACCATCTGTTGTTTCCTTTAAAAATGGCGAAACACAAGTAGGTGAAGTTGCTAAACGTCAAGCGATCACAAATCCAAACACGATCAGTTCGATCAAGCGTCACATGGGTGAAGCTGGTTATACAGTAGATGTTGACGGTAAAGAATATACACCACAAGAGATCTCAGCTATGATCTTACAATATATCAAAGAATATGCTGAAAATTATCTTGGTGAAGAAGTGACCCAAGCTGTTATCACAGTTCCAGCTTACTTCAATGACTCCCAACGTCAAGCAACAAAAGATGCTGGTAAGATCGCTGGTTTGAAGGTTGAACGGATCGTCAACGAACCAACAGCTGCTGCTTTAGCTTATGGCTTAGATAAGCAAGATAAAGACGAAAAAGTTTTAGTCTTTGACCTTGGTGGTGGTACATTTGACGTTTCGATCCTTGAATTAGGTGATGGTGTTTTCCAAGTGCTTTCGACAAACGGAGACACACATCTTGGTGGGGATGACTTTGATAACAAGATCATTGAATGGTTAGTTGATGAATTCAAAAAAGAACATGGAATCGATCTTTCAAACGATAAGATGGCAATGCAACGTCTAAAAGATGCTGCTGAAAAAGCTAAAAAAGATCTTTCTGGGGTAACTTCAGCACAGATCTCACTTCCATTTATCACAGCAGGTGAAGCTGGACCGTTGCATTTGGAAACAACATTGACACGTGCTAAATTCAATGAATTGACACATGATCTGATCGAACGAACAAAGATCCCCGTTCGTAACGCTTTAAAAGATGCAGGGTTAACAAATGCTGATATCGATGAAGTTATTTTAGTTGGTGGGTCAACACGTATCCCAGCAGTTAAGGAAGCTGTTAAAGCTGAAACTGGACATACACCAAACGAATCTGTCAACCCTGATGAAGCTGTTGCTTTAGGGGCTGCGATCCAAGGTGGGGTCATCACTGGTGATGTAAAAGATGTCGTTTTACTTGACGTTACTCCATTATCATTAGGTATTGAGACGATGGGTGGCGTATTTACGAAGTTGATCGATCGTAACACAACGATCCCAACCTCTAAATCACAAGTCTTCTCAACTGCTGCTGATAACCAACCTGCTGTTGATATCCATGTTTTACAAGGTGAACGTCCAATGGCAGCTGATAACAAGACATTAGGTCGTTTCCAATTGACAGATATTCCAGCAGCTCCACGTGGTGTTCCTCAGATCCAAGTTACATTTGATATCGATAAGAATGGTATCGTAAATGTTTCTGCTAAAGATCTTGGAACAAATAAAGAACAAAAGATCACGATCAAGAGTTCATCTGGTCTTTCTGACGAAGAGATCGAACGAATGGTCAAAGAAGCTAAAGAAAACGAAGAAGCAGATAAGAAACGAAAAGAAGAAGTTGATCTTCGTAATGAAGTCGACCAATTGCTCTTCCAAACAGATAAGACTTTAGAAGAGATCAAAGGTAAAGTTTCTGATGATGAAGTTCAAAAAGCAACTGATGCACGCGATGCATTGAAGAAAGCGCAAGAAGAAAACAACATCGAAGAAATGAAAGCTAAAAAAGATGATCTAACAAAGATCATTCAAGATATGTCTGTAAAACTTTACCAACAGGCACAAGAAGCTCAAGGCCAAGCACAGACAGCTGATGCATCAGACGCAAATGCTAATGATGATAACACTGTTGATGGTGATTTCAAAGAAGTCGATCCAGACGATAAATAA
- the truB gene encoding tRNA pseudouridine(55) synthase TruB, giving the protein MDGILPLNKDRGMTSHDAVVKCRKLFRTRKIGHSGTLDPNVDGVLPICIGKGTKVVNYLMESGKVYTGQIILGFATETEDLDGKVVTTKEIEKPFSDEEIKQAMERLTGEIIQVPPMYSAVKVNGKRLYEYARNNETVKRPERKIRVDYFKQVKASIYDPLKKQQTLFFEVGCGKGTYVRTLAFDLGKILGVPAVMSDLTRLKSGGFTLAESVTLSELEAAVKSDGLEKYVAPIQTALASYPQYELSDKQWQLVKNGGFLAPKYLKNINTANKVVLNYAGKVRALYYYDKTKKLFRAEQMIDLE; this is encoded by the coding sequence ATGGATGGGATCTTACCTTTAAATAAAGATCGTGGTATGACAAGTCACGATGCAGTAGTCAAATGTCGTAAACTTTTCCGAACGCGTAAGATCGGACATAGTGGTACACTTGATCCTAATGTTGATGGTGTTTTACCGATCTGCATCGGTAAAGGAACAAAAGTTGTCAACTACTTGATGGAATCGGGAAAAGTTTATACGGGACAGATCATTTTAGGTTTTGCAACTGAAACAGAAGACCTTGATGGAAAAGTTGTTACTACAAAAGAAATCGAAAAACCATTTTCAGATGAAGAGATCAAGCAAGCGATGGAACGCTTAACTGGAGAGATCATCCAAGTCCCACCGATGTATTCAGCTGTCAAAGTCAACGGTAAACGTCTTTATGAGTATGCGCGTAACAACGAGACGGTTAAACGACCGGAAAGAAAAATTAGAGTCGATTATTTTAAACAAGTAAAAGCGAGTATTTATGATCCACTCAAAAAACAACAAACTCTCTTTTTTGAAGTTGGTTGTGGAAAAGGGACGTACGTTCGCACACTTGCTTTTGATTTAGGGAAGATCTTAGGTGTACCAGCAGTTATGTCTGATCTTACCCGCCTTAAGAGTGGTGGTTTTACATTGGCTGAAAGTGTCACCTTAAGTGAATTAGAAGCAGCAGTTAAGAGTGATGGCCTGGAAAAATATGTTGCACCGATCCAAACTGCGTTAGCGAGCTATCCACAATATGAGCTTTCAGATAAACAATGGCAGCTTGTGAAAAATGGAGGTTTTTTAGCCCCTAAATATTTAAAAAATATAAATACAGCCAATAAAGTAGTTTTGAACTATGCAGGTAAAGTGCGCGCGTTGTATTATTATGATAAAACTAAGAAATTGTTTAGAGCAGAACAGATGATCGATCTAGAGTAA
- the infB gene encoding translation initiation factor IF-2, with protein sequence MSKKRIYELAKELNVSNKEVIEVAKQNGYKVGNHMSSLDAEAEAKVKASFSKPKNMPEKVKKETPKVEVKRPKNDHASKAENENKTQKNKRPQSFAQRNNERHSGSRMENNNNTRNRDTKAHGNGQNNNQKNNRFGNNRFGGNNNHKFNKKNKKNKRNKFNQKNNKPAVPQRKNKPLPEVLVYTVGMNVADIAKKIHREPAEIIKKLFMMGVMVNQNQSLDKDTIEILAADYGIKAEEKVEVDVADIDKFFEEEQNNTKHLASRPPVVTIMGHVDHGKTTLLDKLRHTNVTAGEAGGITQHIGAYQVRHAGKTITFLDTPGHAAFTNMRARGADITDITVLVVAADDGVMPQTIEAINHAKAANVPIIVAVNKIDKPGANPNHVMEQLTEYELIPESWGGDTIFVEISAKFNKNLEELLDMILLEAEMLELKANPKQHGAGSVIEARLDKGKGSVASLLVQHGTLHVGDPIVVGNTFGRVRTMTDARGRAIKKATPATPVEITGLNDVPDSGDRFITFDDEKTARAAGEERAKRALIKERSQTTHVTLDNLFDTLKEGDLKEVDLIIKADVQGSAEALAQSFKKIDVEGVRVNIIHQAVGAINESDVTLAEASNAIIIGFNVRPTPQAKIQAESDQVDIRLHNVIYKAIDEVETAMKGMLEPVFEEKVIGEVEIRETYKVSKLGTIGGGYVTDGYIKRDSGVRVIRDGIVIYEGKLASLKRFKDDVKEVKQGYECGLMIEKYNDIKVGDRIEAFVMEEVPQD encoded by the coding sequence ATGAGTAAAAAAAGGATCTATGAACTGGCGAAGGAACTAAACGTTAGCAATAAAGAAGTGATCGAAGTCGCTAAACAAAATGGATACAAAGTAGGTAACCATATGTCGTCTTTAGATGCAGAAGCAGAGGCTAAAGTCAAAGCTTCGTTTAGTAAACCTAAAAATATGCCTGAAAAAGTAAAAAAAGAGACTCCTAAAGTTGAAGTGAAACGACCAAAAAATGATCATGCTTCAAAGGCTGAGAATGAAAATAAAACTCAAAAAAACAAGCGACCTCAGTCTTTTGCTCAAAGAAACAACGAAAGGCATTCAGGTAGTCGAATGGAAAATAATAACAATACAAGAAATCGTGATACTAAAGCTCATGGCAATGGCCAAAACAATAACCAAAAAAATAATCGCTTTGGGAATAATCGTTTTGGGGGCAACAACAACCATAAGTTCAACAAAAAGAATAAAAAAAATAAGCGCAATAAATTCAACCAAAAAAATAATAAACCTGCTGTTCCTCAAAGAAAGAACAAGCCATTACCAGAAGTTCTTGTTTATACAGTTGGGATGAATGTTGCTGATATTGCTAAGAAGATCCACCGTGAACCAGCTGAGATCATTAAAAAACTCTTTATGATGGGTGTGATGGTCAACCAAAACCAATCACTTGATAAAGATACGATCGAGATCTTAGCAGCTGATTACGGGATCAAAGCCGAAGAAAAAGTTGAAGTCGATGTGGCTGATATCGATAAATTCTTTGAAGAAGAGCAAAATAATACAAAACATCTTGCTTCGCGGCCACCAGTCGTAACGATCATGGGTCACGTTGACCATGGGAAGACGACCTTATTGGACAAATTGCGTCACACAAATGTTACTGCTGGTGAAGCAGGTGGGATCACACAACATATCGGGGCTTACCAAGTAAGACATGCAGGTAAAACGATCACTTTCTTAGATACACCAGGACACGCGGCCTTTACGAACATGCGGGCGCGTGGAGCTGATATTACAGATATCACCGTTTTAGTCGTTGCGGCAGATGATGGTGTGATGCCACAAACGATCGAAGCGATCAACCATGCTAAGGCAGCTAACGTACCGATCATTGTAGCAGTCAATAAGATCGATAAACCAGGCGCTAACCCAAATCATGTTATGGAACAATTGACAGAATACGAATTGATCCCTGAAAGTTGGGGGGGCGATACGATTTTTGTTGAGATCTCAGCTAAATTTAATAAGAACTTAGAAGAATTGCTCGATATGATCTTATTAGAAGCTGAAATGCTTGAGTTAAAGGCTAATCCAAAACAACATGGAGCTGGTTCAGTTATTGAAGCTCGTCTAGATAAAGGTAAAGGCTCAGTCGCTTCCTTGCTTGTACAACACGGTACTTTACATGTTGGTGATCCGATCGTTGTCGGAAATACTTTTGGTCGTGTTCGGACGATGACTGATGCTAGAGGACGCGCGATCAAGAAAGCCACACCAGCTACACCAGTTGAGATCACAGGGTTAAATGATGTTCCTGATTCAGGTGATCGCTTCATTACTTTTGATGACGAAAAGACTGCCCGTGCAGCTGGTGAAGAACGTGCTAAACGTGCCTTGATCAAAGAGCGTAGTCAAACAACTCATGTAACGTTAGATAACTTGTTTGATACGTTGAAAGAAGGCGATCTAAAAGAAGTTGATCTGATCATCAAAGCAGATGTTCAAGGTTCTGCTGAAGCTTTAGCCCAAAGTTTTAAGAAGATCGATGTTGAAGGAGTCAGAGTTAATATCATCCATCAAGCTGTTGGTGCGATCAATGAATCTGACGTAACATTAGCTGAAGCTTCAAATGCGATCATTATCGGATTTAACGTACGCCCAACACCACAAGCTAAGATCCAAGCTGAAAGTGACCAAGTTGATATTCGTCTACACAACGTCATTTACAAAGCGATCGATGAAGTTGAAACGGCGATGAAAGGGATGCTTGAACCTGTCTTTGAAGAAAAAGTCATCGGTGAAGTTGAGATCCGCGAAACATACAAAGTTTCTAAACTTGGGACGATCGGTGGTGGCTATGTGACAGATGGCTATATCAAACGTGATAGTGGTGTGCGTGTGATCCGAGATGGGATCGTTATCTACGAAGGTAAGTTAGCTTCCTTGAAGCGTTTCAAAGATGATGTCAAAGAAGTCAAACAAGGTTATGAATGTGGTTTGATGATCGAAAAATACAACGACATCAAGGTTGGTGACCGTATTGAAGCCTTTGTGATGGAAGAAGTTCCACAAGACTAA
- the rbfA gene encoding 30S ribosome-binding factor RbfA yields the protein MAQHYRVGRLSQEIQKEVNDILAKRVRDPRVQGVTITGVEVTGDLQHATIYYSTLSNLASDAEKTQIGLDKATGLIRRELGQRLRIYVTPEIKFERDSSVRYGDHIDELLNKLHQQENDR from the coding sequence ATGGCACAACATTATCGAGTGGGTCGCTTATCACAAGAGATCCAAAAAGAAGTCAACGATATTTTAGCAAAGCGTGTTCGTGATCCACGAGTTCAAGGGGTAACGATCACGGGTGTCGAAGTTACAGGTGATCTACAGCATGCCACGATCTATTACAGTACGCTCTCAAATCTCGCTTCTGATGCAGAAAAGACTCAGATCGGGCTTGATAAAGCAACAGGTTTGATCAGACGTGAATTAGGTCAACGACTTCGGATCTATGTGACACCTGAGATCAAATTTGAGCGTGATAGCTCTGTTCGTTATGGTGATCACATTGATGAGCTTTTAAATAAGCTACACCAGCAAGAAAATGATCGTTAA